The Blattabacterium sp. DPU genome includes a window with the following:
- the thrS gene encoding threonine--tRNA ligase, which produces MDKDKSVPILIDHRKIGKKLKFFVFSDRVGTGLPLWLPRGTIFRKNLEEFLNNVQNKSGYEMVVTPHIGHKKLYVMSGHWSKYGKDHFKPIHTSRKEEEFLLKPMNCPHHCEIYRSQEWSYRDLPKRFSEFGTVYRYEQSGELHGLTRVRCFTQDDAHIFCTYDQLLEEFKKVINLVFYVFRSLGFLTYTIRISLRDPKKIDDYIGSEKNWDKAEKAILQVVKEEKINASIHYGDAAFYGPKLDFIIKDSLGRDWQLGTIQVDYNLPERFDLYYKGKNNDKCRPVMIHRAPFGSLERIIAIMIEHTKGNLPLWLVPDQAVILPVSEKYIVYAKKILNLMHNYNIRVFIDKRNEKINKKIRDSEENKIPYMIILGSKEEKNEMMSLRRHGYGHLGIFSISYGIESILNEINFKTKTIKLL; this is translated from the coding sequence ATGGATAAAGATAAGTCAGTTCCTATTTTAATAGATCATAGAAAAATAGGAAAAAAACTAAAATTTTTTGTGTTTTCTGATCGAGTAGGAACTGGATTACCTTTATGGTTGCCTAGAGGTACCATTTTTAGAAAAAATTTAGAAGAATTTTTAAATAACGTTCAAAATAAATCAGGATATGAAATGGTTGTAACTCCACATATTGGTCATAAAAAATTATATGTCATGAGTGGTCATTGGAGTAAATATGGAAAAGATCATTTTAAGCCGATTCACACTTCTCGTAAAGAAGAAGAGTTTCTTTTGAAACCTATGAATTGTCCTCATCATTGTGAAATTTATCGTTCGCAAGAATGGTCGTATCGTGATCTTCCTAAACGTTTTTCAGAATTTGGTACAGTCTATCGTTATGAACAAAGTGGAGAACTTCATGGTTTGACTAGAGTAAGATGTTTTACTCAAGATGATGCACATATTTTTTGCACTTATGATCAATTACTGGAAGAATTTAAGAAAGTAATTAATTTAGTTTTTTATGTTTTTCGTTCTTTAGGTTTTTTAACCTATACAATTAGAATTTCTCTTAGAGATCCTAAAAAAATAGATGATTATATAGGTTCAGAAAAAAATTGGGATAAAGCTGAAAAAGCTATACTACAAGTGGTTAAAGAAGAAAAAATAAATGCTTCTATTCATTATGGAGATGCAGCTTTTTATGGGCCAAAATTAGATTTTATTATTAAAGATTCTTTAGGAAGAGATTGGCAACTTGGAACAATTCAAGTAGATTATAATTTACCTGAAAGATTTGATTTGTATTACAAAGGAAAAAATAATGACAAATGTCGTCCCGTAATGATACATAGAGCTCCTTTTGGTTCATTAGAACGTATTATAGCTATTATGATAGAACATACAAAAGGAAATCTTCCATTATGGTTAGTTCCGGATCAAGCTGTGATACTTCCTGTAAGTGAAAAATATATAGTTTATGCAAAAAAAATTTTAAATTTAATGCATAATTACAATATTCGTGTATTTATTGATAAAAGAAACGAAAAAATTAATAAAAAAATTAGGGATTCTGAAGAAAATAAGATTCCTTATATGATAATTTTGGGAAGTAAAGAGGAAAAAAATGAAATGATGTCATTACGACGTCATGGATACGGACATTTAGGGATATTTTCTATTTCTTATGGAATAGAATCTATTTTGAATGAAATCAATTTTAAAACTAAAACTATAAAACTATTATAA
- the infC gene encoding translation initiation factor IF-3, which yields MYRPLPQKKEEHRINDNIVNTPKVRIVGHSSIENGVYSIQEAFRFSREKELDLVEINPKLNPPVCKILDYKKFLYEQKKRKKQFKAKQIKVNTKEIRFGPQIGDHDGKVKIKSAEKFLMRGDKVKVFVFFKGRSIVYKDQGKIKLLKFAEEIEEYGKVEQMPVMEGKRMYMVLAPKKF from the coding sequence ATGTACCGACCATTACCGCAAAAAAAAGAAGAACATCGTATCAATGATAATATTGTGAATACACCAAAAGTTCGTATAGTAGGTCATTCTTCCATAGAAAATGGAGTATACTCTATTCAAGAAGCTTTTAGATTTTCGAGGGAAAAAGAATTAGATTTGGTTGAAATTAATCCTAAATTAAATCCTCCAGTGTGTAAAATATTGGATTACAAAAAATTTTTATATGAACAAAAAAAAAGAAAAAAACAATTCAAAGCAAAACAAATTAAAGTAAATACTAAAGAAATTAGATTCGGTCCTCAAATTGGAGATCATGATGGAAAAGTTAAGATTAAAAGTGCAGAAAAATTTTTAATGCGCGGAGATAAAGTAAAAGTATTTGTTTTTTTTAAAGGCCGTTCCATAGTATATAAAGATCAAGGTAAAATCAAATTGTTAAAATTTGCAGAAGAAATTGAGGAATATGGAAAAGTCGAACAAATGCCTGTCATGGAAGGAAAAAGAATGTATATGGTATTAGCTCCAAAAAAATTTTAA
- the rpmI gene encoding 50S ribosomal protein L35, whose amino-acid sequence MPKLKTKSGSKKRFKKTAHGYIKRKHAFKNHLLNKKSKRRKRNLSLFTLLKKSDQKNIKTQI is encoded by the coding sequence ATGCCTAAATTAAAAACAAAATCAGGATCTAAAAAAAGATTTAAAAAAACAGCTCATGGATATATTAAAAGAAAACATGCATTTAAAAATCATTTATTAAATAAAAAATCTAAAAGAAGAAAACGAAATCTTTCTTTATTTACTTTATTGAAGAAATCAGATCAAAAAAATATAAAAACACAAATTTAG
- the rplT gene encoding 50S ribosomal protein L20, with translation MPRSTNAVSSRRKRKKILKLAKGFYGARSKVYTVAKNAVEKSFIYAFSGRKRKKRNFRSLWIQRINAGVRQYGKSYSEFMSKLSEKKILINRKILAYISMNDSNVFKKIIEDVYSQ, from the coding sequence ATGCCTAGATCTACAAATGCAGTTTCCTCTAGACGGAAACGTAAAAAAATACTGAAATTGGCTAAAGGTTTTTACGGGGCCAGAAGTAAAGTTTATACAGTAGCTAAAAATGCTGTAGAAAAATCTTTCATTTATGCTTTTTCAGGAAGAAAAAGAAAAAAAAGAAATTTCAGATCTCTTTGGATTCAACGTATCAATGCAGGAGTACGACAATATGGAAAATCCTATTCAGAATTTATGAGTAAATTATCAGAAAAAAAGATTCTAATCAATAGAAAAATTCTTGCGTATATATCCATGAATGATTCTAATGTTTTCAAAAAAATAATAGAAGATGTTTATTCACAATGA
- the def gene encoding peptide deformylase — MVLPIILYGNPILRKKCLDIDFSFYENRKKINQLIKDMFETIHKVKGVGLAAPQIGKNIRLFIVETPYLEEKDIINNYKEVFINAKILKTYGKKSKFNEGCLSIPGIMGYIKRKSNVIIEYFDQNWKKQKKTLTGICARVILHEYDHIEGKLFIDYFSYKKKKIIEKKLMNLSKTNSL, encoded by the coding sequence ATGGTATTACCTATAATTCTTTATGGAAATCCTATTTTAAGAAAAAAATGTTTAGATATAGATTTTTCTTTTTATGAAAATAGAAAAAAAATCAATCAATTGATTAAAGATATGTTTGAAACTATACATAAAGTAAAAGGAGTAGGATTAGCTGCTCCCCAAATTGGAAAAAATATTCGACTTTTTATAGTTGAAACTCCTTATTTGGAAGAAAAAGACATTATAAATAATTATAAGGAAGTTTTTATTAATGCTAAAATATTAAAAACTTATGGAAAAAAGAGCAAATTCAATGAAGGCTGTCTTAGTATTCCTGGAATTATGGGATATATAAAAAGAAAATCAAATGTAATCATTGAATATTTTGATCAAAATTGGAAAAAACAAAAAAAAACCTTAACAGGTATATGTGCAAGAGTAATATTGCATGAATATGATCATATAGAAGGAAAACTTTTTATAGATTATTTTTCTTATAAAAAAAAGAAAATAATAGAGAAAAAATTGATGAATTTATCAAAAACTAATTCATTGTGA
- the ruvX gene encoding Holliday junction resolvase RuvX: MSKILGIDYGKIITGLSITDSQKIFAFGLNAIPTQDLMNFFKCFLVYEKIEKIVVGLPKKLNNQKEILVEIEIQKFIKKFHIKYPKIRIERLDERFTSKIAFSTMIKLGLKKKKRREKIILNQISATIILQSYLTLTNPKKEKKN; the protein is encoded by the coding sequence ATGTCAAAAATATTAGGAATAGATTATGGAAAAATTATCACTGGATTATCTATAACAGATTCTCAAAAAATATTCGCGTTTGGACTAAATGCTATTCCAACTCAAGATTTAATGAATTTTTTCAAATGTTTTTTAGTTTATGAAAAAATAGAAAAAATTGTTGTAGGATTACCCAAAAAATTGAATAATCAAAAAGAAATTTTAGTAGAAATAGAGATTCAAAAATTTATAAAAAAATTTCATATAAAATATCCTAAAATTAGGATAGAAAGATTAGATGAACGTTTTACATCTAAAATCGCTTTTTCTACCATGATAAAATTAGGTTTGAAAAAAAAAAAAAGAAGAGAAAAAATAATTTTAAATCAGATTAGTGCCACTATAATTTTACAGTCTTATCTAACTCTTACAAATCCAAAAAAAGAAAAAAAAAATTAA
- a CDS encoding 2,3,4,5-tetrahydropyridine-2,6-dicarboxylate N-succinyltransferase — protein MKVNKLKLEIDKAWNNKNVWETDKNIKNIVIQVINLIEEGSIRVSNYFHGKWIINEWIKKAIIMYFSVQNMNTIELGPLEFYDKIPIKNKFKKKGVRVVPHAIARYGSYISPGVILMPSYVNIGAYIGKNTMIDTWATVGSCAQIGNGVHVSGGVGIGGVLEPLQANPVIIENDVFIGSRCILVEGVLIKKSAVLGANVVITSSTKIFDVTHEKPVEIKGVVPEYSVVIPGSYPKKFPSGIYHVPCAMIIGKRKESTNKKVSLNDALRTHNLAI, from the coding sequence ATTAAAGTGAATAAATTAAAATTAGAAATAGATAAAGCTTGGAATAATAAAAATGTATGGGAAACTGATAAAAATATAAAAAATATAGTAATTCAGGTTATTAATCTTATAGAAGAAGGTTCAATCAGAGTATCAAATTATTTTCATGGAAAATGGATAATCAACGAATGGATTAAAAAGGCTATTATTATGTATTTTTCTGTTCAAAATATGAATACAATAGAATTAGGTCCATTAGAATTTTATGATAAAATTCCTATTAAAAATAAGTTTAAAAAAAAAGGAGTTCGTGTTGTACCTCATGCTATAGCACGTTATGGTTCGTATATATCACCGGGTGTTATCCTTATGCCTTCTTATGTAAATATAGGAGCATACATAGGTAAAAATACAATGATAGATACATGGGCAACAGTGGGTAGCTGTGCTCAAATTGGAAATGGAGTCCATGTAAGTGGAGGAGTAGGAATAGGAGGAGTTTTAGAACCTTTACAAGCTAACCCAGTTATTATTGAAAATGATGTTTTTATTGGATCTAGATGCATTTTAGTGGAAGGCGTTTTGATAAAAAAAAGTGCTGTTTTAGGAGCGAATGTAGTTATTACTTCTTCTACTAAAATTTTTGATGTAACCCATGAAAAACCTGTAGAAATAAAAGGAGTGGTTCCCGAGTATTCTGTAGTTATCCCTGGATCTTATCCAAAAAAATTCCCTTCAGGTATATATCATGTTCCATGTGCAATGATTATAGGAAAAAGAAAAGAAAGTACAAATAAAAAAGTATCTTTAAATGATGCATTGAGAACTCATAATTTAGCAATTTAA
- a CDS encoding L-threonylcarbamoyladenylate synthase: MSFYEEIEKGVDILKKGKNLLYPTDTVWGLGCDAYNIQAIRKICEIKNRSISKPMIVLVESMDRLHQLVGEVSFFTKRIISDNLVKKKNLLL, from the coding sequence ATGTCTTTTTACGAAGAAATAGAAAAAGGTGTAGATATATTAAAAAAAGGAAAAAACTTATTATATCCTACAGATACTGTATGGGGTTTGGGATGTGATGCGTATAATATACAAGCTATAAGAAAAATATGTGAAATAAAAAATAGAAGTATTTCAAAACCCATGATTGTTCTAGTGGAAAGTATGGATCGTTTGCATCAATTAGTAGGAGAAGTTTCTTTTTTCACTAAAAGGATAATTAGTGATAATCTTGTCAAAAAAAAAAACCTGTTACTGTAA
- a CDS encoding L-threonylcarbamoyladenylate synthase, with amino-acid sequence MASNFFSKDNTLAVRLTNDPFCIYLIRYLDRPIISTSANLSGFVTPKSFSEISSYILKKTDYIVNFRREEKAKYNSSSIIKIVSHKIKILRI; translated from the coding sequence ATAGCATCTAATTTTTTTAGTAAAGATAATACTTTAGCTGTTCGCTTGACAAATGATCCTTTTTGTATTTATTTGATTCGATATTTGGATAGACCTATCATTTCTACTTCCGCTAATTTATCAGGATTTGTTACTCCTAAATCTTTTTCAGAAATTAGTTCTTATATTTTAAAAAAAACAGATTATATTGTCAATTTTCGTAGAGAAGAAAAAGCTAAATACAATAGTTCTTCTATTATAAAAATTGTGTCCCATAAAATCAAAATATTACGGATATAG
- a CDS encoding CCA tRNA nucleotidyltransferase, which translates to MNLSSAVHQEIFRIISISAQKIKQNSYVIGGYVRDFLLGIMNSKDLDILTIGEGIKLAQEVSKYMIPFPKIIIFKRFGTAMLKYNNQKIEFVGSRKESYHFYSRKPIIELGSLQDDQKRRDFTINALAISLNHNNYGELIDPFGGFMDLKKKILRTPLDANITYSDDPLRMMRAIRFATQLQFEIEKDSFQSIQKNKDRINIVSIERIMEEFNKILLSEKPSIGLFLLYESGLLSIILPELVSLKGIEKKNGYKHKDNFYHTLQVVDNISKEKNSSLWLRWVALLHDIGKTSTKKFFPKIGWSFHDHEFVGSKMVINIFQRLKLPKGSYMKYVQKMILYSYRPIALIGNHPRDSAIRRLLFDIGNDLEDLMKLCIADITTNNIEKKNQYKKNIFTLIERIRKLEAKDKIKNWKSPISGNDIMKTFHIDPCRKIGIIKDFVKDSILEGKISNNFHSAYLLMLKKGEELGLKKK; encoded by the coding sequence ATGAATTTGTCATCTGCTGTCCATCAAGAAATTTTTCGTATTATAAGTATTTCTGCTCAAAAAATAAAACAAAATAGTTATGTTATAGGAGGTTATGTAAGAGATTTTTTATTAGGAATTATGAATTCTAAAGATTTAGATATTTTAACTATAGGAGAAGGGATAAAGTTAGCTCAAGAGGTCTCTAAATATATGATTCCTTTTCCTAAAATAATAATATTTAAACGTTTTGGAACAGCTATGTTAAAATATAACAATCAAAAAATTGAATTTGTAGGATCTAGAAAAGAATCTTATCATTTTTATAGTAGAAAACCTATTATAGAATTAGGATCATTGCAAGATGATCAAAAAAGAAGAGATTTTACAATCAATGCTTTAGCTATTAGTTTAAATCATAACAATTATGGAGAATTAATAGATCCATTTGGAGGTTTCATGGATTTAAAAAAAAAAATATTAAGAACCCCATTAGATGCAAATATAACTTATTCTGATGATCCATTACGAATGATGCGAGCTATACGATTTGCCACTCAACTGCAATTTGAGATTGAAAAAGATTCGTTTCAATCAATTCAAAAAAATAAGGATAGAATAAATATTGTTTCTATAGAAAGAATTATGGAAGAATTTAATAAAATTCTTTTGTCTGAAAAACCTTCTATTGGATTGTTTTTATTATATGAATCTGGATTATTGTCAATTATATTACCGGAATTAGTTTCGTTAAAAGGAATAGAAAAAAAAAATGGATATAAACATAAAGATAATTTTTATCATACTTTACAAGTAGTAGATAATATTAGTAAAGAAAAAAATAGTTCTCTTTGGTTAAGATGGGTGGCATTACTTCACGATATAGGAAAGACTTCTACTAAGAAATTTTTTCCTAAAATAGGATGGTCTTTTCATGATCATGAATTTGTAGGATCCAAAATGGTTATAAATATATTTCAACGTTTAAAGCTTCCAAAAGGTTCTTATATGAAATATGTTCAAAAAATGATTCTATACAGTTATAGACCTATTGCATTAATAGGAAATCATCCTCGTGATTCTGCTATACGTAGATTATTATTTGACATAGGAAATGATTTAGAAGATTTAATGAAATTATGTATTGCTGATATTACTACTAATAATATAGAAAAAAAAAATCAATATAAAAAAAATATTTTTACTCTTATAGAAAGAATTAGAAAGTTAGAAGCAAAAGATAAGATCAAAAATTGGAAATCTCCTATATCAGGAAATGATATAATGAAGACTTTTCATATCGATCCATGTAGAAAAATAGGAATCATAAAAGATTTTGTTAAAGATTCTATATTAGAAGGAAAAATATCTAATAATTTTCATTCTGCTTATTTACTAATGTTAAAAAAAGGAGAAGAATTGGGATTAAAAAAAAAATAA
- a CDS encoding DHH family phosphoesterase, with translation MLFSNINGINKKKIVILPHNNPDGDALGSSLALLFYFRKLKHDVDLISSTEYSESFQWLPGSKDIIVFSEHTRHLVETKIINSDYVFIIDFNNLSRIDKIRDIFLCSKAKKILIDHHPLPFYFDFMFSDSTVPATSILVFRFISDMNNLDKIDKKIATCLYVGLMTDTGFFRFPSMTSETHFIAGKLIEKGIDIDYIYNNLQEKYNENRLKLLSKVLKKLKVIQKYRTAYTSIETSDINFFSYKPGDTEGFITYGLGIKNIVFSVLFFEEKEKSHIKISFRSKGNFDVNKFARKHFRGGGHKNASGGISEKSLSESIKYFLSILPNYYKNLMFSI, from the coding sequence ATGTTGTTTTCTAATATTAATGGAATAAATAAAAAAAAAATTGTTATATTGCCTCATAATAACCCGGATGGAGATGCTTTGGGATCTTCCCTGGCTCTTTTATTTTATTTTAGAAAATTAAAACATGATGTAGATTTAATATCTTCTACAGAATATTCTGAATCTTTTCAATGGCTTCCTGGAAGCAAGGATATTATTGTATTTTCTGAACATACACGACATTTAGTAGAAACAAAAATTATAAACTCTGATTATGTTTTTATTATAGATTTTAATAATTTATCAAGAATAGATAAGATAAGAGATATTTTTTTATGTTCAAAAGCAAAAAAAATATTAATAGATCATCATCCTCTCCCATTTTATTTTGATTTTATGTTTTCAGATTCTACAGTTCCAGCTACCAGTATTTTAGTATTTCGATTCATATCAGATATGAATAATTTAGATAAAATAGATAAAAAAATAGCTACATGTTTATATGTTGGATTGATGACTGATACAGGTTTTTTTCGTTTTCCTTCTATGACTTCAGAAACCCATTTTATTGCTGGAAAATTAATAGAGAAAGGAATTGATATAGATTACATTTATAATAATTTGCAAGAAAAATATAATGAAAATAGATTAAAATTATTGTCTAAAGTTTTAAAAAAATTAAAAGTTATTCAAAAATATAGAACTGCTTATACAAGTATTGAAACTTCGGATATAAATTTTTTTTCTTATAAACCAGGAGATACAGAAGGATTTATTACTTATGGACTAGGGATTAAAAACATAGTTTTTTCCGTTTTATTTTTTGAAGAAAAAGAAAAGTCTCACATCAAAATCTCCTTTCGTTCAAAAGGAAACTTTGATGTGAATAAGTTTGCTAGAAAACATTTTAGAGGAGGAGGACATAAAAATGCATCAGGAGGGATCTCAGAAAAGAGTTTGTCTGAATCAATCAAATATTTCTTAAGTATTCTCCCTAATTATTATAAAAATCTTATGTTTTCCATTTAA
- a CDS encoding thioredoxin family protein — protein sequence MVKTYSSSEIRIQIKDFELLEVSSGKKKSLKDFFSKKATVIMFICNHCPYVKHINMELIRLANDFIPEKISFLAINSNDAKKYPEDSPENMKKVYNQLGYPFPYFFDETQEVAKYYKAKCTPEFFIFSGNGNLCYHGQLDDSRPGNDIPVTGFDLRNVLQNILEEKKIYPIVKLSFGCNIKWKT from the coding sequence ATGGTAAAAACTTATTCTTCTAGTGAAATTAGAATTCAAATTAAAGATTTTGAATTATTAGAGGTATCTTCAGGAAAAAAAAAATCTTTGAAAGATTTTTTTTCAAAAAAAGCAACCGTTATAATGTTTATTTGTAATCATTGTCCATATGTTAAGCATATCAATATGGAATTAATTCGTTTGGCTAATGATTTTATACCAGAAAAAATATCATTTTTAGCTATCAATTCTAATGATGCAAAAAAATATCCGGAAGATTCTCCAGAAAATATGAAAAAAGTATATAATCAATTAGGTTATCCTTTTCCTTATTTTTTTGATGAAACACAAGAAGTTGCTAAATATTACAAAGCAAAATGTACTCCTGAATTTTTTATATTTTCTGGAAATGGAAACTTATGTTATCATGGTCAATTAGATGATTCTAGACCTGGAAATGATATTCCTGTTACAGGTTTTGATCTGAGAAATGTATTACAAAATATTTTGGAAGAAAAAAAAATATATCCAATAGTAAAATTAAGTTTTGGATGTAACATTAAATGGAAAACATAA
- a CDS encoding zinc ribbon domain-containing protein: protein MDHKIQEAVTVIDKLRVLYNLQLIDSRVDEIRKFRVNIPMEVKSIEEELCQMKKKLENLHEEILSIKENISKQNQNIKSSDILINKYEKQKNHIKNHKELYSLDKEIDYQKLEIQLSRKKIKELNVQICKNEEILKEKEKILKNKEEHLFYKKKELNNILLEYNQEEKILLEQSLYFSKKIDNSLLNTYQRIRNGVKNGVAIAPVQRGAPLGSYLAITPQKYSELIQRNKLLVDEHSGRILIDSELAEEEKKKSLVFSYKKKL, encoded by the coding sequence ATGGACCATAAAATACAAGAAGCGGTTACTGTAATAGATAAATTGAGAGTATTATACAATCTTCAATTGATAGATTCTCGTGTAGATGAAATACGAAAATTTCGTGTTAATATTCCTATGGAAGTAAAAAGTATAGAAGAAGAACTATGTCAAATGAAAAAAAAATTAGAGAATCTTCATGAAGAAATTCTTTCTATAAAAGAAAATATAAGTAAACAAAATCAAAATATTAAATCTTCAGATATTTTGATCAATAAATATGAAAAACAAAAAAATCATATCAAAAATCATAAAGAATTATACTCTTTAGATAAAGAAATTGATTATCAAAAATTAGAAATTCAGTTATCTAGAAAAAAAATTAAGGAATTAAATGTTCAAATTTGTAAAAATGAAGAAATTCTAAAAGAAAAAGAAAAGATTTTAAAAAACAAAGAGGAGCATCTTTTTTACAAAAAAAAAGAATTAAACAATATTCTTTTAGAATATAACCAAGAAGAAAAAATTTTATTGGAACAGTCTTTATATTTTTCTAAAAAAATAGATAATAGTTTATTAAATACTTATCAAAGAATTAGAAATGGAGTTAAAAATGGAGTTGCTATCGCTCCAGTACAAAGAGGGGCTCCATTGGGGTCTTATTTAGCAATTACTCCTCAAAAATATTCTGAACTAATCCAACGTAATAAACTTTTAGTAGATGAACATAGTGGAAGGATATTAATAGATTCTGAATTAGCTGAGGAAGAGAAGAAAAAATCTCTTGTTTTTTCTTATAAAAAAAAATTGTAA
- a CDS encoding Nif3-like dinuclear metal center hexameric protein — MEVFVKDIAKVLENIAPTEYAESYDNVGLIVGSFCKKVRNVLVTLDISEEVLYESIKKKCDLIISFHPIIFKSIKSITGKTFSEKVIIHALKNNISIYVIHTNLDVVWEGTSSYISKLLRINREKVLFPKRETIKKLITYVPVNYADIVRNALFEAGAGNISNYSHCSYNFDGFGSYMGNKKTKPFIGKKEIIHMEKETCISVIFPDYKLNIIKNALLKNHPYEEVAYEIYNLENVNPNVGIGFIGSLMTKMNEYDFLFFIKKRMNLSCIRHSNFIKKEIKKIAMITGSGRFGIETALAEKADVFISSDLKYHDFFKHEKKILIVDIEHYESEKFTKNLLKSLLEKNFFSISIYESEVHTNPIKYFY; from the coding sequence ATGGAAGTGTTTGTAAAAGATATTGCTAAAGTATTAGAAAACATAGCTCCTACAGAATATGCTGAATCTTATGACAACGTTGGATTAATAGTAGGTTCTTTTTGTAAAAAAGTAAGAAATGTACTAGTAACTCTAGATATAAGTGAAGAGGTCCTTTATGAATCTATCAAAAAAAAATGTGATTTGATAATTTCTTTTCATCCTATTATTTTTAAATCTATTAAAAGTATAACTGGAAAAACATTTTCAGAAAAAGTCATAATTCATGCGTTAAAAAATAACATATCTATTTATGTAATTCACACAAATTTAGATGTAGTATGGGAAGGAACTTCTTCTTATATATCCAAATTATTACGAATTAACAGAGAAAAAGTTCTTTTTCCAAAAAGAGAAACTATAAAAAAATTAATAACTTATGTTCCAGTTAATTATGCTGATATAGTCAGGAACGCTTTGTTTGAGGCAGGAGCTGGAAATATTTCTAATTATAGTCATTGCAGTTATAATTTTGATGGATTTGGAAGTTACATGGGAAATAAAAAAACTAAACCTTTCATTGGAAAAAAAGAAATTATTCATATGGAAAAAGAAACTTGTATTAGTGTTATTTTTCCTGATTATAAATTAAATATAATAAAAAATGCATTATTAAAAAATCATCCTTATGAAGAAGTAGCTTACGAAATTTATAATCTTGAAAATGTTAATCCTAATGTAGGAATAGGTTTTATAGGAAGTCTTATGACAAAAATGAATGAATATGATTTTCTTTTTTTTATAAAAAAAAGAATGAATCTTTCTTGTATTAGACATTCTAATTTTATAAAAAAAGAAATTAAAAAAATAGCAATGATCACAGGATCAGGTCGTTTTGGAATAGAAACTGCTCTTGCAGAAAAGGCTGATGTTTTTATATCCTCTGATTTGAAATATCATGATTTTTTCAAACATGAAAAAAAAATATTAATTGTAGATATAGAACATTATGAATCTGAAAAATTTACTAAAAATTTATTAAAATCTTTATTAGAAAAAAATTTTTTTTCAATTTCCATTTATGAATCAGAAGTTCATACTAATCCAATTAAATATTTTTATTAA